The DNA sequence AGTTGCCCCGCACCGGGCCGTCCAGGCGCTGGAGGTTGCAGTTGACCACGAAGATGAGGTTGTCCAGCCCCTCCCGGGCCGCCAGGTGGAGCGCCCCCACCGTCTCGGGCTCGTCGTGCTCCCCGTCCCCCAGGAAGGCCCAGACCTTGGCCGAGCTCTTGGGCTTGAGCCCCCGGTCCTCCAGGTAGCGCATGAACCGGGCCTGGTAGATGGCCTGGATGGGGCCGAGGCCCATGGAGACGGTGGGGAACTCCCAGAAGTCGGGCATGAGCCAGGGGTGGGGGTAGCTGGAAAGCCCCCGCCCCTCGGGCACGGGCGGGTGGACCTCCCGGCGGAAGTTTTCCAGGTCGGCCTCGCTGAGCCGGCCCTCGAGGAAGGCCCGGGCGTAGATCCCGGGGGAGGAGTGGCCCTGGAAGAAGACCAGATCCCGGTCCAGACCCGCCTCCGGCCCCCGGAGGAAGTGGTTCAGGGCCACCTCGTAGATCTCGGCGATGGAGGCGTAGGTGGAGACGTGCCCCCCGATGCCGTCCACCCGCTTGTTGGCCCGGGTGACCATGGCCGCGGCATTCCAGCGGAGGATGTTGGCGATGCGCTCCTCCAGCTCGAGGTCCCCGGGGTAGGGGGGCTCCTTCTCCTTGGGAAGGGTGTTCAGGTAGGGGGTGGAAAGCCGGTTCCCCAGGACAATCCCCTGCAAATAGAGGTACTGGTCCAGGTAGTCCAAAAGGGCCTCCACCCGCTCCGGCCCCGCAGTCTTAAGGACGTACTCCAAGGACTCCCGCCACTCCTGGTTCTCCCTCTTCTCCAAAAGGGCGGCCTCTTCCGGAGAGAGGCTTTGTCTGGCCTGGATGAGCTCTTCTGCCCTCATACACCCCCCGATTGCCACTTACACTACACCAGTATGGGCCCCGGGGGAGGGGCTGTCCAATAGAACGGCCTGGGGCTCTTTGATAAGATGGGCTTATCATGCTGGACCTGAGGAAGCTCCGCGCCTTCATCGCCTTGGCGGAGACGGGAAGCTTCCGGCGGGCGGCCCAGAAGGTCTTCCTCACCCAGCCGGCCCTGTCCCAGGCCATCCGGGCCCTGGAGAAGGAGCTCAAGGTGGAGCTGGTCCGCCGCCGCCCCTTCGGCCTCACCCCGGCGGGGGAGGTGCTTTTGGAGGAGGGGCGGGCCCTGCTCCGGCAGGCCCAGCTTTTGGAGGAGCGGGTGCGCAAGGCGGGGCAGCAGGGGGTGCGGGTGGGGGTCCCCGAGAACCTCCTCCTGGACCTCCTCCCCCTCCTGGACGCCCTGCGCAAGGCCCTGAAGACCCCGGTGGAGGTCCTGGAGATGCACACCCCCGAGCAGGTCCTGGCGCTAAAGGAGGGGCGGCTGGACTACGGCCTGGCGGGGCTCAAGGTGGAGGACGAGGGGATCGCGGTGGAGCCCCTTCTGGAGGTGCCCTTCTACGTGGCCCTGCCCGAGGACCACCCCCTGGCCCAGGAGGAGGCGGTGGAGCTCGCCCGCCTGCGGGAGGAGCCCTTCATCCTGATGCCCAAGGAGGCCCTACCCCCCCTCTACGAGGCCTTCATGGAGGTCTTCAAGGAGGCGGGCTTCCAGCCCCGGGTGGTGCGGGAGGCCGTCCGCTTCCCCCAGGGGATCAGCCTGGTGGCGGCGGGGATCGGGGTCTACCCCTTCCTCGCCCCCTACCGCTACCTGCCCCACCCGGGGGCGGTCCTGAAGCCCCTGTGGGTGGGGGGGCGGCCGCCGGGCCTGCGGGTGGCCCTGATCTACCGGAAGGACCCGGTCCCGCCCCACCTCGAGGCCGTGCGCGAAAGCCTCAGGACCTTCCTGGAAGGCGGCTCCGGCCAAGGTTCCGCCGGGGCCTAGTCCGCCGCCACGGCCACCGCCTCGGAAAGGACGCGCGCCCCCAGGGCCTGGAGGCGGGCCTCCAGGTCCTCGTAGCCCCGCTCCAGGAAGTAGACCCCCTCGAGCTCCGTAACCCCCTCCGCGGCCAGGGCGGCGATGACCAAGGCCCCCCCGGCCCGGATGTCCAGGGCCCGCACCTGGGCCCCGTGGAGCCTCTTCCCGTGCACCATAAGGACCCGGTCCCGCAGGTGGAGCTCCGCCCCCATCCGGGCCAGCTCCCCCACGTGGGTGAACCGGTCGGGGTAGACCCGGTCGGAGACCAGGCTCGTCCCCTCCACCGTGGCCAGGTAGGCGGTCACCGGGGGCTGGAGGTCGGTGGGAAAGCCCGGGTACTCCCGGGCCTCCACGTTGAAGGGCTCAGGGCGAAAAGCGGAGCGGAAGCGGAGGGTGTCCCTCCCCACCTCGATCCGGTGCCCCGCCTGGGCCAGCTTGTCCAGAAGGGCGTCCAGGTGGCCGGGCTCCACCCCGGTGAGGACGACCTCCCCCCGGGTGGCCGCCGCCGCCAGCAGAAAGGTGCCCGCCTCGATCCGGTCGGGGATGATGCGGTACACCCCGCCCCCTAAGGCCTTCCTCCCCCGGATGTGGAGGAAGGGGCTCCCCAGCCCCTCCACCTCCGCCCCCAAAAGGGCCAGGAAGCGGCCCAGGTCCACCACCTCGGGCTCCATCGCCGCCCCCACCAAGGTGGCCTCCCCCCCCAAGGCCGCGGCCAGCATGGCCTGCTCCGTCCCGCCCACGGTGGGCAGGTCAAAGACCACCCGACCAGAAAGAGGGCGGGTGCGCCGGGCGTAAAACGTCCCCCCCTCCTCCCAGACCTCCGCCCCCAGGGCCTTCAGGGCCTTGATGTGCTGGTCCACCGGCCGGGGACCGAAGGCGCACCCCCCGGGCATGGACAGGCTCCCCTCCCCCACCCGGGCCAGGAGGGCCCCCCAGACGATGAAGCTCGCCCGCATCTGGCCCACGAGCTCATAGGGGGCGTCGGTGCGGCGGATCTCCCGGGTCTGGAGGTGGAGGGTGCGGCCCTCCCAGGCGTACTCGGTGCCCAGGTGGGCCAGAAGCTCCAGCATCACCTCCACGTCCCGGAGCCTAGGCACCTCCCAGAGGGTGACGGGTTCGGCGGTGAGGAGGCTCGCCGCCAGGATGGGCAAGGCCGCGTTCTTAGCCGGGTGGACCCGGACCTCTCCTTTTAACGGAACCCCCCCCTCGATCCGCAGCACCCGGCTCATCCCCCACCCCCTTTGCGCATCATACACACCTTACTCATGCTGAGGATAATCCCGCATATGCACATTGTCAAGCGGATGCGCCTTGTGGTACACTACCTCCCACGAACGCGGGAGGCCTATGCCCAAGAAGGAGAAAAAGCGGCTCCAGGTCATCCTCTCCGAGGAACAGGACGCCCTTCTCACCCGGGCGGCCTACGAGCTTTCCAGCCCGGAGCGGCTGGTCTCCAAGTCCGAGGTGGTGCGCCTGGCCATAGAGAAGATCGCCAAGGAGCTGGAGGAGGGGCGCCTGGAGCTCGCCGAGCTTCTGAAGCGCCTCGAGGCCCAGGAAGAATAAACTGGACCCCGTGGTCCTGGCTGGGCGGTACAGGCTCCTGGGGCTTTTGGGCTCCGGGGGGATGGCCGAGGTCTGGGAGGCGCTGGACGAGCGGCTGGGCCGGAAGGTGGCGGTGAAGTTCCTCCACCCCCGGGCCCTGCCCCCCGACCGGGAGCGGTTCCTCCTGGAGGTGAGGGCGCTCTCCCGCCTCTTCCACCCCGGGATCGTCCAGGTCCTGGACCTGGGGGAGGAGGAGGGGCGGCCCTACTTCGTCATGGAGCTGGTGGAGGGGGGGAGTTTTGAAAGCCTGGGGCCCTTTGAGGAGAGCGAGGAGGGGGAGCGGATCCTGGAGGCCGCGGCCCAGGTGACCGAGGCCCTGGCCCACCTGCACCGGGCGGGCATCCTCCACCGGGACCTGACCCCCAAGAACATCCTCCTCACCCGGGAGGGCCACCCCAAGGTGATGGACTTCGGCCTGGCCTACCTCCTGCAGGAAAGCCAGCGCCTCACCCGGACCGGCTTCACCCTGGGCACCCCCTTGTACATGGCCCCGGAGCAGGCCAAGGGCCTCCCCCTCACCCCCAAGGCCGACCTCTACAGCCTGGGGGCGGTCCTCTACCGGACCCTGACCGGCAGGCCCCCCTTTGAGGGGGAGAACGACCAGGCCATCCTCTTCCAGCACGTCTACGAGGCCCCCAAACCCCCCCAGGCCCACAACCCCGCCCTCCCCGAGGAGGTGGGGGGGCTGGTCCTGGCCCTTTTGGCCAAACACCCGGAGGAGCGGCCCTCGGAGCCGGGGCTGTTCCGCCAGGCCGCCCAGAGGGTCCGGGCCCTCCGCTACGGGGTGGCCCGGGGCGGGGCGGCCCGGACCGGGCAGTACCCGGAAGGCCCCCTCCGCCCCCGGAGCCTTTCCCTGAAGGGGCGGCTGGACCTGGGCGGGGAGGCGGCCTGGCCCTTGGAGATGGTCTTCGCCGGGGGGAGGCTCTTCGTGGGGGCCGGGAGGAGCCTGGTGCAGGTGGACCTTCTGGACCTCGAGGCCCCGGAGGCCCTGGCC is a window from the Thermus filiformis genome containing:
- a CDS encoding protein kinase domain-containing protein, encoding MDPVVLAGRYRLLGLLGSGGMAEVWEALDERLGRKVAVKFLHPRALPPDRERFLLEVRALSRLFHPGIVQVLDLGEEEGRPYFVMELVEGGSFESLGPFEESEEGERILEAAAQVTEALAHLHRAGILHRDLTPKNILLTREGHPKVMDFGLAYLLQESQRLTRTGFTLGTPLYMAPEQAKGLPLTPKADLYSLGAVLYRTLTGRPPFEGENDQAILFQHVYEAPKPPQAHNPALPEEVGGLVLALLAKHPEERPSEPGLFRQAAQRVRALRYGVARGGAARTGQYPEGPLRPRSLSLKGRLDLGGEAAWPLEMVFAGGRLFVGAGRSLVQVDLLDLEAPEALALPEEVSAAPVHRQGLYVATRDGVLRHYRGGRLAWSFATRDEVSASPLVLGSRVYLASRDGNLHALEGGRPLWRFQAGGHLSASPTFHRGLLLVGGEDGWLYVLEPEGGRLLYKVKTGPIHAPVAGYGGVVYIPTWAGEVHAFDLAKRDTLWSYDLEGEVWGGLAVDRERVYAAGWGGVVYALDRRTGDEVWSLEVGKVTAGLVLAQGHLYVATEEGRLLAVEAQRGQVVFEAEGLGPVQVPPLPVGEEVYVVNLQGRLFRFG
- a CDS encoding LysR family transcriptional regulator; the encoded protein is MDLRKLRAFIALAETGSFRRAAQKVFLTQPALSQAIRALEKELKVELVRRRPFGLTPAGEVLLEEGRALLRQAQLLEERVRKAGQQGVRVGVPENLLLDLLPLLDALRKALKTPVEVLEMHTPEQVLALKEGRLDYGLAGLKVEDEGIAVEPLLEVPFYVALPEDHPLAQEEAVELARLREEPFILMPKEALPPLYEAFMEVFKEAGFQPRVVREAVRFPQGISLVAAGIGVYPFLAPYRYLPHPGAVLKPLWVGGRPPGLRVALIYRKDPVPPHLEAVRESLRTFLEGGSGQGSAGA
- a CDS encoding transcriptional regulator, with protein sequence MPKKEKKRLQVILSEEQDALLTRAAYELSSPERLVSKSEVVRLAIEKIAKELEEGRLELAELLKRLEAQEE
- the murA gene encoding UDP-N-acetylglucosamine 1-carboxyvinyltransferase; amino-acid sequence: MSRVLRIEGGVPLKGEVRVHPAKNAALPILAASLLTAEPVTLWEVPRLRDVEVMLELLAHLGTEYAWEGRTLHLQTREIRRTDAPYELVGQMRASFIVWGALLARVGEGSLSMPGGCAFGPRPVDQHIKALKALGAEVWEEGGTFYARRTRPLSGRVVFDLPTVGGTEQAMLAAALGGEATLVGAAMEPEVVDLGRFLALLGAEVEGLGSPFLHIRGRKALGGGVYRIIPDRIEAGTFLLAAAATRGEVVLTGVEPGHLDALLDKLAQAGHRIEVGRDTLRFRSAFRPEPFNVEAREYPGFPTDLQPPVTAYLATVEGTSLVSDRVYPDRFTHVGELARMGAELHLRDRVLMVHGKRLHGAQVRALDIRAGGALVIAALAAEGVTELEGVYFLERGYEDLEARLQALGARVLSEAVAVAAD